One genomic window of Pseudomonas aeruginosa includes the following:
- a CDS encoding DMT family transporter, with product MASLVTAVLFLVVCISWGTTWLGIKIAVESVPPLTAAGLRFLIAFPLFLLFARLRHETIFFPRRLLAFFVFVTLGYFSVPYYLLNYGEQYVASGLTALLFSSMPVFILIFSAIFLRERIYLSQILGIAIGFGSLFMIIRSQGLHLDYTELLGVLAILLAAIMHALSYVITKRQGADIGVITFNTLPIGIAGLGLFMAGLVMEHPNLSAVTSRSWAALIYLGLVASVGGFIVYFFLLKRLSPVVLSFVFIIFPVFAVIIGAWYEGVAISRELIGFTVLLLAGFAITKLPIEKLLGRR from the coding sequence GTGGCCAGCCTGGTGACCGCTGTTCTATTTCTAGTGGTGTGTATCAGCTGGGGGACTACCTGGCTCGGCATCAAGATCGCCGTGGAGAGCGTGCCGCCGCTAACTGCCGCCGGATTGCGCTTTCTGATCGCATTTCCGCTTTTCCTGCTCTTTGCGCGGCTGCGCCACGAGACGATCTTTTTCCCGCGGCGACTCCTGGCCTTCTTCGTCTTCGTGACGCTCGGCTACTTCAGCGTGCCCTACTACCTGCTGAACTATGGCGAGCAATACGTCGCTTCAGGTCTTACCGCGCTGCTGTTCAGCAGCATGCCCGTGTTCATCCTGATCTTCTCCGCGATCTTCCTGCGCGAGCGCATCTACCTGTCGCAGATCCTTGGTATTGCGATTGGCTTCGGCAGCCTGTTCATGATCATCAGGTCTCAAGGGCTGCATCTGGACTACACGGAGTTGTTAGGCGTACTTGCCATCCTGCTCGCGGCGATCATGCACGCACTCAGCTACGTCATCACCAAAAGGCAAGGTGCTGACATCGGCGTGATCACCTTCAATACGCTGCCCATTGGCATCGCCGGCTTGGGGCTGTTCATGGCCGGACTCGTGATGGAACACCCGAACCTGTCTGCCGTCACAAGCCGATCTTGGGCTGCCCTGATCTATCTCGGTCTGGTGGCATCAGTCGGGGGATTCATCGTGTACTTCTTCCTGCTCAAGCGTTTGAGTCCCGTTGTGCTGTCGTTCGTCTTCATCATTTTCCCGGTGTTCGCCGTGATCATCGGCGCCTGGTACGAAGGGGTTGCCATCTCTCGCGAGTTGATTGGCTTCACCGTGCTCCTATTGGCTGGATTTGCCATCACCAAGCTTCCCATCGAGAAGCTGCTCGGCAGGAGGTGA
- the mdrR2 gene encoding transcriptional regulator MdrR2 yields MPVKANIDTDSIFRFFLPEGPGLKYKRLAQGIEESIRNGVLRQGVKLPPHRILADKLGVTAGTVSRAYGELERMGLVEARVGDGTFVRNRGRERAREAGFRNFVDSTEMCNDMSRNMHIPGNETELLSRSLQQLSAAPELLQELMLYTPDTGLLRHRQAGATWLSHGEFQAEHQQILCVNGSQHGLLVVLMAMLRAGDTLVTEQLSYPGLISAAQLLGIKVLGLEMDEEGLLPDALEEACRTNRITALYCTPTIQNPTTAVMSGARRKEIAKICREHGLIVIEDETHAVLMAERPTPLCHLLPERGILIGGMSKAVAAGLRVGYVHAPASMVSRMAAALRNSCWMATPLVLEIASRWVEDGTASALLEYQRGEIARRQALVVDLLQGLTYRSHLCCPHFWVEVPAPWRAIEIEQGMRGQQHLVTTAEAFSTGRGTLPQAIRISVSNSPGGGNTLSDGFAVLAALLREGPQEMLTMRA; encoded by the coding sequence ATGCCGGTCAAAGCAAATATTGACACCGATTCAATTTTCAGATTCTTCCTACCAGAAGGGCCCGGCCTGAAGTACAAACGGCTGGCCCAGGGCATCGAAGAATCTATTCGCAATGGGGTTCTCCGGCAGGGAGTCAAGCTGCCGCCACATCGCATCCTCGCGGACAAGCTCGGTGTGACCGCGGGCACGGTGAGCCGGGCCTATGGTGAGCTGGAGCGCATGGGGCTGGTTGAGGCTCGGGTCGGCGACGGTACGTTCGTCCGCAACCGCGGTCGAGAACGTGCTCGGGAGGCGGGCTTTCGCAATTTCGTAGACAGCACCGAGATGTGCAACGACATGAGCCGGAATATGCATATTCCGGGCAATGAGACCGAACTGCTTTCCCGCAGCCTTCAGCAATTGAGTGCGGCCCCTGAGCTCCTGCAGGAGTTAATGCTCTACACACCCGACACAGGACTGCTCCGACACCGGCAAGCGGGAGCAACATGGCTGTCTCACGGTGAGTTTCAAGCGGAGCACCAGCAGATTCTGTGCGTCAATGGCAGCCAACACGGTCTGCTCGTCGTGCTTATGGCCATGCTGCGCGCCGGCGACACCCTGGTAACGGAGCAGCTCTCCTATCCTGGGCTGATCAGTGCCGCGCAACTGTTGGGCATCAAGGTGCTCGGCTTGGAAATGGATGAAGAGGGGCTACTGCCCGACGCCCTCGAAGAGGCCTGCCGCACGAACAGGATCACCGCCCTGTACTGCACACCCACCATCCAGAACCCGACCACTGCAGTGATGTCAGGCGCCAGGCGGAAGGAAATCGCGAAGATCTGCCGCGAGCACGGCTTGATCGTCATCGAGGACGAAACCCATGCTGTATTGATGGCCGAACGCCCCACCCCTCTCTGCCATCTGCTGCCTGAGCGGGGCATCCTCATCGGTGGCATGAGCAAGGCGGTCGCTGCAGGATTGCGGGTTGGATACGTTCATGCTCCTGCATCCATGGTAAGTCGCATGGCAGCAGCGCTTCGCAATTCGTGCTGGATGGCGACACCACTGGTTCTCGAGATTGCGAGCCGATGGGTCGAGGACGGTACTGCAAGCGCACTGCTCGAATACCAGAGAGGGGAAATCGCGCGTCGCCAAGCGCTGGTTGTGGACCTGCTGCAGGGCCTGACCTATCGCAGCCATCTATGCTGTCCGCATTTCTGGGTAGAAGTGCCAGCCCCCTGGCGCGCCATCGAAATAGAGCAAGGCATGCGCGGACAGCAGCATCTTGTCACCACCGCAGAGGCCTTTAGTACGGGCCGCGGTACGCTTCCCCAGGCCATTCGAATCAGCGTCAGCAATTCCCCAGGAGGGGGGAATACGTTATCTGACGGCTTCGCAGTCCTGGCAGCGCTCCTACGCGAAGGCCCCCAAGAGATGCTGACGATGCGTGCTTGA
- a CDS encoding SDR family oxidoreductase has product MQNILISGAASGIGAASARLFHRRGWRVGLLDIDAEALRGLAAQLPGAWHRAVDVSEPDVVGEALAQFCADGRLRLLFNCAGVLRFGRFEEVALEDHARLLAINLQGVLNCCHAAFPFLRATPQAQVLNMGSASGLYGVPEMAVYSASKFAVRGLTEALELEWRRHGIRVADLMPPFVRTPMVAGQPYQPPVLRRLGLRLDAEDIAEAAWRQAHSRRVHRPVGGLFTALYWAGQLSPPWVNRAVMAWLSRG; this is encoded by the coding sequence GTGCAGAACATCCTGATCAGTGGTGCCGCTTCCGGAATCGGCGCCGCCAGCGCGCGTCTGTTCCACCGCCGGGGCTGGCGGGTCGGTTTGCTGGACATCGATGCCGAGGCGTTGCGCGGCTTGGCCGCGCAACTGCCGGGCGCCTGGCACCGCGCCGTGGACGTCAGCGAGCCCGACGTGGTCGGCGAGGCGCTTGCGCAGTTCTGTGCCGATGGCCGCCTGCGCCTGCTGTTCAACTGCGCCGGCGTCCTGCGTTTCGGCCGCTTCGAAGAGGTCGCCCTGGAGGACCACGCGCGGTTGCTGGCGATCAACCTGCAAGGCGTCCTCAACTGCTGTCACGCGGCCTTTCCGTTCCTGCGCGCGACGCCGCAGGCGCAGGTGCTCAACATGGGCTCGGCATCGGGGCTGTATGGCGTACCGGAGATGGCCGTCTACTCGGCCTCGAAGTTCGCCGTGCGCGGGCTTACCGAGGCGCTGGAGCTGGAATGGCGCCGCCACGGTATTCGTGTGGCCGACCTGATGCCGCCGTTCGTCCGCACGCCGATGGTCGCCGGGCAGCCCTACCAGCCGCCGGTGTTGCGTCGCCTGGGGCTGAGACTGGACGCCGAGGATATCGCCGAGGCGGCCTGGCGGCAGGCGCACAGCCGGCGGGTACACCGGCCGGTGGGCGGGTTGTTCACGGCGCTGTACTGGGCTGGGCAGTTGTCTCCGCCGTGGGTGAACCGAGCGGTGATGGCGTGGTTGTCGCGGGGTTAG
- a CDS encoding alpha/beta hydrolase, translating to MSPPQRLRAGLLRGCLRLLFRGLVRPPMPVALQRGVLRGLSLATLGAGGVVRERRSLAGVPCEWLRPRGVEARRRVLYLHGGAYLIGSPATHRAITTHLARRCAAEVCAVDYRRAPEHPFPAARDDALAVYLALLEAGHSPRRLLLAGDSAGGHLALSLALELKARGLPLPAGLLLFSPWTDLGCQRLHTPAAGDPLLSRAWLESAVRLLLPADAEPGSAALSPLHADLAGLPPLLVQVGEDELLRDDSLRLAQRAGEQGVAVRLQRYAGCWHVFQAHAGVLASADRALDEAAAFVVECSAEGDRCRTS from the coding sequence ATGTCGCCGCCGCAACGCCTGCGCGCCGGTCTCCTGCGCGGCTGCCTGCGCCTGTTGTTCCGCGGGCTGGTCCGTCCGCCCATGCCAGTGGCGCTGCAACGCGGCGTGTTGCGCGGGCTGAGCCTGGCGACGCTGGGCGCCGGCGGCGTCGTCCGCGAGCGCCGCAGCCTCGCCGGCGTGCCCTGCGAGTGGTTGCGGCCGCGCGGGGTGGAGGCGCGGCGCCGGGTGCTCTACCTGCACGGCGGCGCCTACCTGATCGGCTCGCCGGCGACCCACCGGGCGATCACCACGCACCTGGCCCGGCGTTGCGCCGCCGAGGTCTGCGCGGTGGACTACCGGCGCGCCCCGGAACATCCGTTCCCCGCCGCCCGCGACGACGCCCTGGCGGTCTACCTGGCATTGCTGGAGGCCGGCCATTCGCCGCGCCGGCTGCTGCTCGCCGGCGACTCCGCGGGCGGCCACCTGGCGCTGTCCCTGGCCCTGGAGCTGAAGGCGCGCGGCTTGCCGTTGCCGGCCGGGTTGCTGCTGTTCTCGCCCTGGACCGACCTCGGCTGCCAGCGCCTGCACACGCCGGCGGCCGGCGACCCGCTGCTGTCGCGGGCCTGGCTGGAAAGCGCGGTGCGCCTGCTGCTGCCGGCCGACGCGGAGCCAGGCTCGGCCGCCTTGTCGCCGCTGCATGCCGACCTGGCGGGGCTGCCGCCGCTGCTGGTACAGGTCGGCGAGGACGAACTGCTGCGCGACGACAGCCTGCGCCTGGCGCAACGGGCCGGTGAGCAGGGCGTCGCGGTGCGATTGCAGCGCTACGCCGGTTGCTGGCACGTGTTCCAGGCCCATGCCGGCGTGTTGGCCAGCGCCGACCGGGCGTTGGACGAGGCGGCCGCGTTCGTCGTCGAATGCAGCGCGGAGGGCGACAGGTGCAGAACATCCTGA
- a CDS encoding flavin-containing monooxygenase — MHNESRPEAPLRVLVVGAGFAGLGLAIRLRQAGIDDYLVLEKAADVGGCWRENRYPGAACDVPSHLYSFSFEPKADWSRKFAPQAEILDYLRHCADKYRLREKIRFHCEVEEARFDAGSGEWQVRCADGQTLRARALVCATGQLSRPLLPRLPGLERFQGPAFHSANWDAEVELAGKRVAVIGTGASAIQFVPRIAPQVQRLSLFQRSAPYVIAKPDRTYADWERRLKARWPWLQRLDRGLKYLHHESRMLAFATFPALMKVMRLSFHRHLHRQIADPQLRARLVPDYPLGCKRILISNDYYPALARSNVELVDTGIREVTEDAVVGRDGRRHEVDAIIFGTGFAATEFLAPMRILGLDGRDLRQAWADGAEAYKGISVSGFPNLFILYGPNTNLGHNSIVYMLESQFPYVLGCLRQLQAQGLRYLDVKPEVQRRFNLEVQQGLRHTVWERGCDSWYKTAAGKNTNNWPGYTFVYRWRTRRPELADYDLAR; from the coding sequence ATGCACAACGAGTCCCGCCCTGAAGCCCCCTTGCGGGTGCTGGTGGTCGGCGCCGGCTTCGCCGGTCTCGGCTTGGCGATCCGCCTGCGACAGGCAGGCATCGACGATTATCTGGTCCTGGAAAAGGCCGCCGATGTCGGCGGTTGCTGGCGGGAAAACCGCTACCCGGGCGCCGCCTGCGACGTCCCCTCGCATCTCTATTCGTTTTCCTTCGAGCCGAAGGCCGACTGGTCGCGCAAGTTCGCCCCGCAGGCGGAAATCCTCGACTACCTGCGGCATTGCGCGGACAAGTACCGTCTGCGCGAGAAGATCCGTTTCCACTGCGAGGTGGAGGAGGCCCGTTTCGACGCCGGCAGCGGCGAATGGCAGGTGCGCTGCGCCGATGGCCAGACGCTGCGCGCACGGGCCCTGGTCTGCGCCACCGGCCAGTTGAGCCGGCCGCTGCTGCCGCGCCTGCCCGGCCTGGAGCGCTTCCAGGGTCCGGCGTTCCACTCGGCGAACTGGGACGCCGAGGTCGAGCTGGCCGGCAAGCGGGTCGCGGTGATCGGCACCGGAGCCAGCGCCATCCAGTTCGTCCCGCGGATCGCCCCGCAGGTGCAACGCCTGTCGCTGTTCCAGCGCAGCGCGCCTTACGTGATCGCCAAGCCGGACCGCACCTACGCCGACTGGGAACGCCGCCTGAAGGCGCGCTGGCCGTGGCTGCAACGCCTGGATCGGGGGCTCAAGTACCTGCACCACGAATCGCGGATGCTCGCCTTCGCGACCTTCCCGGCGCTGATGAAGGTGATGCGGCTGAGCTTCCATCGTCACCTGCACCGGCAGATCGCCGATCCGCAACTGCGCGCGCGGCTGGTTCCCGACTACCCGCTGGGTTGCAAGCGCATCCTGATCAGCAACGACTATTACCCGGCGCTGGCCAGGAGCAATGTCGAACTGGTCGACACGGGCATTCGCGAAGTCACCGAAGACGCCGTGGTCGGCCGTGACGGCCGCCGGCACGAGGTCGACGCGATCATCTTCGGTACCGGCTTCGCCGCCACCGAGTTCCTCGCCCCGATGCGCATCCTCGGCCTCGACGGACGCGACCTGCGGCAGGCCTGGGCGGATGGCGCGGAAGCCTACAAGGGCATCAGCGTCAGCGGCTTCCCCAACCTGTTCATCCTTTACGGGCCGAACACCAACCTCGGCCACAACTCCATCGTCTACATGCTGGAAAGCCAGTTCCCCTACGTGCTCGGCTGCCTGCGCCAGCTCCAGGCGCAGGGCTTGCGCTACCTCGACGTGAAGCCCGAGGTCCAGCGGCGCTTCAACCTGGAGGTGCAACAGGGGTTGCGCCATACCGTCTGGGAGCGTGGCTGCGACAGCTGGTACAAGACTGCCGCCGGCAAGAACACCAACAACTGGCCGGGCTACACCTTCGTCTATCGCTGGCGTACGCGCCGGCCGGAGCTTGCCGACTATGACCTGGCCCGCTGA
- a CDS encoding AraC family transcriptional regulator → MPTPPWSPRRSAISAHLLIQFGIDRGLGLEQCLAGSGLDIRLLGDPSGEIDAAQELSVVRNLVRHLGDACAPGLAAGLRYHLNAYGIWGFALLSSPTFLSAAQLGLRYLDLTFAFHGIRLEVHDDEAHLVLDDAGIPEDLRIFLLERDAGGVLRIQRDLTGQRLPILRAGFRRPPPADPAPYVRELGLCPAFGQADNRVVFERRFLDLPLPGANPEVARACEEQCRALLARRQVRGGLAGRIRDRLLRTPGHLPDMQTLAMELHLTVRTLRRRLDDEGSSYRLLLDEVRQALAEELLATGAIRLEEIAERLGYGEVSNFSHAFRRWKGMTPRQYRQRRRLDAMS, encoded by the coding sequence ATGCCCACTCCGCCCTGGTCTCCCCGCCGCAGCGCCATCAGCGCGCACCTGCTGATCCAGTTCGGCATCGACCGCGGCCTCGGCCTGGAGCAGTGCCTGGCAGGTAGCGGCCTGGATATCCGCCTGCTCGGCGATCCCTCCGGGGAAATCGACGCGGCCCAGGAACTGAGCGTAGTGCGCAACCTGGTCCGGCACCTGGGCGACGCCTGCGCGCCGGGCCTGGCGGCAGGCCTGCGCTATCACCTCAACGCCTACGGCATCTGGGGCTTCGCCCTGCTCAGCAGCCCGACCTTCCTCAGCGCCGCGCAACTGGGCCTGCGCTACCTCGACCTGACCTTCGCCTTCCATGGCATCCGCCTGGAGGTACACGACGATGAAGCGCACCTGGTGCTCGACGACGCCGGCATTCCCGAGGACCTGCGGATTTTCCTCCTCGAACGCGACGCCGGTGGCGTGCTGCGCATCCAGCGCGACCTCACCGGGCAGCGCCTGCCGATCCTCCGCGCCGGCTTCCGCCGCCCACCGCCCGCCGATCCCGCGCCCTACGTGCGCGAGCTGGGCCTGTGCCCGGCGTTCGGCCAGGCGGACAACCGGGTGGTCTTCGAACGGCGCTTCCTCGACCTCCCGCTGCCCGGCGCCAATCCAGAGGTGGCGCGCGCCTGCGAGGAGCAGTGCCGCGCCCTGCTCGCCCGCCGCCAGGTGCGCGGCGGTCTGGCCGGACGCATCCGCGACCGCTTGCTGAGGACGCCCGGCCACTTGCCGGACATGCAGACCCTGGCCATGGAACTGCACCTCACCGTGCGTACCCTGCGTCGCCGCCTGGACGACGAGGGCAGCAGCTACCGCCTGTTGCTCGACGAGGTGCGCCAGGCCCTCGCCGAAGAGCTGCTGGCCACCGGCGCGATTCGCCTGGAGGAGATCGCCGAGCGCCTCGGCTACGGCGAGGTGTCCAACTTCAGCCATGCCTTCAGGCGCTGGAAAGGCATGACGCCGCGCCAGTATCGCCAGCGGCGACGACTCGACGCGATGTCCTGA
- a CDS encoding CmcJ/NvfI family oxidoreductase, with amino-acid sequence MGCQQHAWPAHAPEQVEAEVNYIRDNGQRPVAYTYPAPAGTPQRSALLQPTRVAIRNARLLAQPASLEREGFQLVREASAVGDFEDEAQVRERYYPESIALLRRLTGAAEAVIFDHTLRVDQAGREERGLREPVRYVHNDQTLRSAPRRVRDHLPAERAERRLAGRFQIVNLWRPFGHPAQRAPLALLDARSLAFDDLVASDLVYRDKVGETYSVKPNPEHRWYYYPHLLPEEALLLKIYDSREDAQARLGAHTAFDDPCTPADAPPRQSIELRCLLFFDE; translated from the coding sequence ATGGGTTGCCAGCAACACGCATGGCCGGCGCACGCGCCGGAGCAGGTCGAGGCCGAGGTCAACTATATCCGCGACAACGGCCAACGGCCGGTCGCCTACACCTATCCGGCCCCCGCCGGGACGCCGCAGCGCAGCGCGCTGTTGCAGCCGACCCGGGTGGCGATCCGCAATGCGCGTCTGCTGGCGCAACCGGCCAGCCTGGAGCGCGAGGGTTTCCAACTGGTGCGCGAGGCGAGCGCGGTGGGCGATTTCGAGGATGAAGCCCAGGTTCGTGAACGCTACTACCCGGAAAGCATCGCCCTGCTCCGCCGCCTGACCGGCGCCGCCGAGGCGGTGATCTTCGACCACACGCTGCGCGTCGACCAGGCCGGGCGCGAAGAACGCGGCCTGCGCGAACCGGTGCGCTACGTGCACAACGACCAGACCCTGCGCTCGGCGCCGCGCCGGGTCCGCGACCACCTGCCGGCGGAACGCGCCGAACGGCGCCTGGCCGGACGCTTCCAGATCGTCAACCTGTGGCGTCCGTTCGGCCACCCGGCGCAGCGCGCGCCGCTGGCGTTGCTGGACGCCCGCAGCCTGGCGTTCGACGACCTGGTGGCCAGTGACCTGGTGTACCGCGACAAGGTGGGCGAAACCTACTCGGTCAAGCCCAACCCGGAGCACCGCTGGTACTACTACCCGCACCTGCTGCCGGAGGAAGCGCTGCTGCTGAAGATCTACGATTCGCGGGAGGACGCGCAGGCCCGCCTCGGCGCGCACACCGCCTTCGACGATCCCTGCACCCCGGCCGATGCGCCGCCGCGGCAGAGTATCGAACTGCGTTGCCTGCTGTTCTTCGACGAATGA
- a CDS encoding FecR family protein, translating to MSEKPERQRIVEEAIEWMVRLQSGDFSVAEGDALERWKALSSEHAEVFRQLLGSLAPLQDSPWRGQPSATVLRALEQPSSRRRFVGGALGLFVLLAGGAGLERWVQAGMGLPGELATGTGERRDWLLADGSRLRLNARSKARPLLDGAQRRLELRRGAMRLEVKEDPRGAFALDCAAGRVDCASGSLLLAEERGAIRLVTLRGSARLTTGEGRQLAVAARRSLLFDAGGLLEQGPMQAGEDAWASGWLEVHDRSLAWVAEAFRPYLPGILQLDAEIAGNRVSGLFPLDDMHTSLDMLGRSLPIRVLRYSDYWISLRPA from the coding sequence ATGAGCGAGAAGCCGGAACGGCAACGCATCGTCGAGGAGGCCATCGAATGGATGGTGCGCCTGCAATCCGGCGACTTCAGCGTCGCCGAGGGCGATGCCCTGGAACGCTGGAAGGCGCTGTCGAGCGAGCATGCCGAGGTGTTCCGGCAACTGCTTGGCAGCCTCGCGCCGCTACAGGACTCGCCCTGGCGCGGCCAGCCGAGCGCTACCGTGCTGCGCGCCCTGGAGCAGCCGTCGAGCCGCCGGCGCTTCGTCGGCGGCGCCCTCGGGCTGTTCGTCCTGCTCGCCGGCGGCGCCGGCCTGGAGCGCTGGGTCCAGGCCGGCATGGGCCTGCCCGGCGAACTGGCGACCGGCACCGGCGAGCGCCGCGACTGGTTGCTGGCCGACGGCAGCCGCCTGCGCCTGAACGCGCGGAGCAAGGCGCGACCGCTGCTCGACGGCGCCCAGCGGCGCCTGGAGCTGCGGCGCGGCGCGATGCGCCTGGAAGTGAAGGAGGACCCGCGCGGCGCCTTCGCCCTCGACTGCGCCGCCGGACGGGTGGACTGCGCCAGCGGCAGCCTGCTGCTGGCCGAGGAGCGCGGGGCGATCCGCCTGGTGACCCTGCGCGGCAGCGCGCGGCTGACCACCGGTGAGGGACGCCAGCTGGCGGTGGCGGCACGACGTAGTCTGCTGTTCGATGCCGGCGGCCTGCTCGAACAGGGCCCGATGCAGGCCGGAGAGGATGCCTGGGCCAGCGGCTGGCTGGAGGTCCACGACCGCTCCCTGGCCTGGGTCGCGGAGGCCTTCCGGCCCTATCTGCCAGGCATCCTCCAGCTCGACGCGGAGATCGCCGGCAACCGCGTCAGCGGTCTGTTCCCGCTGGACGACATGCACACGTCCCTGGACATGCTCGGACGCAGCCTGCCGATCCGCGTGCTGCGCTACAGCGACTACTGGATCAGCCTGCGCCCCGCCTGA
- a CDS encoding sigma-70 family RNA polymerase sigma factor, protein MDSQGSIKNTLIAQLFQQNYDWLCKKLSYQTGCSHSAEDLAAEAFLQVWMLPDPASIRSPRAFLATIAQRLMYESWRRKDLERAYLQILAEAPEAVQPSPHEQWMLIESLQAIDRLLDGLSGQARAVFLMSQLEGLTYVQIGERLGLSLGRIHQLMKDALHCCYRGFQE, encoded by the coding sequence ATGGATAGCCAAGGCTCCATCAAGAACACCCTGATCGCCCAGTTGTTCCAGCAGAACTACGACTGGCTGTGCAAGAAGCTGTCCTACCAGACCGGCTGTAGCCACAGCGCCGAAGACCTCGCCGCCGAGGCTTTCCTGCAGGTCTGGATGCTCCCCGACCCGGCGTCGATCCGCTCGCCGCGGGCGTTCCTCGCGACCATCGCGCAACGCCTGATGTACGAGAGCTGGCGGCGCAAGGACCTGGAGCGCGCCTACCTGCAGATCCTCGCCGAGGCGCCGGAGGCGGTGCAGCCGTCGCCCCACGAACAGTGGATGCTGATCGAGAGCCTGCAAGCCATCGACCGCCTGCTCGACGGCCTGTCCGGGCAGGCCCGCGCGGTGTTCCTGATGAGCCAGCTGGAAGGCCTGACCTACGTGCAGATCGGCGAACGCCTCGGATTGTCCCTGGGGCGCATCCACCAGTTGATGAAGGATGCCTTGCACTGCTGCTACCGGGGATTCCAGGAATGA
- a CDS encoding MFS transporter — MGETERSRAEVGVWLLAGLAFVVGTVELVVAGVLDELAASFAVSQGRAGLLMSLYALVYALLGPLLVYLSAGIERRRLLAGALLAFIGANLASAAAPSFALLLASRLLVAASASVIVVVAITLAVAIVAPERRGRAIGLVFAGIVASLVLGVPLGTLIGEFWGWRSLFLLLAGVALLGLPLLLRLLPAIPGAPGIAPAEQLRALARGRVPFAHLASLLQMTGQFTVYTYIVPFLVGSMALDKPTISLVLLVYGGGGILGALLGGRAADRWPGPATFVAFLLLHALALVLLPFATGGLPLLLGAVVFWCVFNMAPGPAIQKYLVELSPDTAAIQISLNTSAIQLGVALGAFIGAILVDQVAVRALPWWGAALILGAAACGWLSAQRPAAGTADCRERLD, encoded by the coding sequence ATGGGCGAGACTGAACGGAGCAGGGCGGAGGTGGGCGTCTGGCTGCTGGCCGGGCTGGCCTTCGTGGTCGGCACGGTGGAACTGGTGGTGGCCGGGGTGCTCGACGAACTGGCCGCCAGTTTCGCCGTCAGCCAGGGCCGGGCCGGGTTGCTGATGAGCCTGTACGCGCTGGTCTATGCGCTGCTCGGCCCGCTGCTGGTCTACCTCAGCGCCGGCATCGAGCGCCGCCGCCTGCTGGCCGGCGCGCTGCTGGCGTTCATCGGCGCCAACCTGGCCAGCGCCGCCGCGCCGAGCTTCGCCCTGTTGCTGGCGAGCCGGCTGCTGGTGGCGGCCAGTGCCTCGGTCATTGTGGTGGTGGCGATCACCCTGGCGGTGGCCATCGTCGCACCGGAACGGCGCGGCCGGGCGATCGGCCTGGTGTTTGCCGGCATCGTCGCCTCACTGGTGCTGGGCGTACCGCTGGGCACCCTGATCGGCGAGTTCTGGGGCTGGCGTAGCCTGTTCCTGCTGCTCGCCGGGGTCGCGTTGCTCGGCCTGCCGCTGCTCCTGCGCCTGCTGCCGGCCATACCCGGCGCGCCCGGCATCGCCCCGGCGGAGCAACTGCGGGCGCTGGCCCGGGGCCGGGTGCCGTTCGCCCACCTGGCATCGCTGTTGCAGATGACCGGCCAGTTCACCGTCTACACCTACATCGTGCCGTTCCTGGTCGGCAGCATGGCCCTCGACAAACCGACCATCAGCCTGGTCCTGCTGGTCTACGGGGGCGGCGGCATCCTCGGCGCGCTGCTCGGCGGACGTGCCGCCGACCGCTGGCCGGGGCCGGCCACCTTCGTCGCCTTCCTGCTCCTGCATGCACTGGCCCTGGTCCTGCTGCCGTTCGCCACCGGCGGCCTGCCGCTGCTGCTGGGCGCGGTGGTGTTCTGGTGCGTGTTCAACATGGCGCCGGGGCCGGCGATCCAGAAATACCTGGTGGAACTCAGCCCGGACACCGCGGCGATCCAGATCAGCCTCAACACCAGCGCGATCCAGCTGGGCGTGGCCCTGGGCGCCTTCATCGGCGCGATCCTGGTGGACCAGGTGGCGGTGCGCGCGCTCCCCTGGTGGGGCGCCGCGCTGATCCTCGGCGCCGCCGCCTGCGGCTGGCTGTCCGCGCAGCGGCCGGCGGCGGGCACGGCGGACTGCCGGGAGCGCCTCGATTGA